Within the Miscanthus floridulus cultivar M001 chromosome 17, ASM1932011v1, whole genome shotgun sequence genome, the region TGTTGGGTGGCGCGTCCTTCTCCGCCGTGTTGTTGGCCGTGGAGTCGATCAGCACCGAGCCGTCGCAGCCCTGCACGCAACGAGTTTAAAGGTATAGTGGTGAAAAAAAAAATGTCTAGCTATATATATACTGCATGCGTGTACATACTTACCCTGACAAAGCAGTCATGAAAGTGCATGCGGATCAGTGCCGGAGCGACGCCAGAGTTGTTGGTGAACGCGGTCGCCACGGTCTGCTGCACGATGGTCTCGGCGGAGGGGCACGTCCTGTCGTAGAAGCCGACGTCGAGGCAGGCGGTGGCCGAGAGAAGGGACGCCAGGACGGTGGCGAAGCGCAAGCAGTGCCGCTTCGTCGTCGTCATGGCTGTATGTGTAGAGCACAGTCCTGTTGCTGCTCTTCTTGTCTGGACTGTGATGCATGGCTTGGTGAGGCACGGGGGAGTTTTATAGGATGTTAGGATGCTTGCCGGCCCGTAGAAAATGGCAGTGCAATTCACACGAAGACACTTgattatatataaatatagagaGACAGAGTGGGCTGTGCAGTCGGCTCCTTGCTTGCAGCTTTTCAAATAGTTGGATCAAGATCAGCACTCTGAATATTCGCCCAAAACAGGTGAGTTGTCTGTTTTTTTTCTGCAGCTTATTGACTTGTTTTTTCATCGCTAGGTCGCTATTGTCACTCACTGGATCCACATTTAATCATCAAACAACAAGGCATATTGAAATCCCTGATACTAATTTGGTGGTTGAGCCTTAACTAGGATGTGCAACTTTGTAGGTTGACAATGCCTTAAAGATCTGATGATCCTTGTTCAGATGGTGAATGTCATCGGAAGCCTCTGCACATGATGAATCAACTAAAGCTTTCGAAACTGAAAGAAGGCTGTCATTTTTCCTAGTCCATTTCTCTTCTATTATTCGATCCTGGCCTTGAACCGACCAGTCGTcatacttttttttttctgaaagtcAACGGGGAAGATCCCCACCTGATTCATTATATGCGGCCCAAAGCGGCCCGTTAGATGTTACATTTTATTCCGACAACCGTTGTGCCAGTTTCAGAGGCAagaaaaaacacaaaaacagtAAGTTCGTTTTCCAGTCGTCATACTGACTTGTGTACGGGCAATATTATTCCGACTGTTGCCTCTCTGTTTCTTCACCTTGTTCGGTACTTCTCCAGTGAATTTCTCCAGCTCTATCGacttgtagttgctataatataCTATGGTATTGAACACAGCTCTTTGATATACCATGCAATGTAATTaactatttgtgaactttgtTGGGAattcttgtgaggcttcttgcaAGGACCGTGTTAGTCCTCGCAAGCCTAAGCTTACTAATAATACTGCGTGTTGTGACTCtcctttcctcttaatgaaaaatgcGGTTAGGTGCCGTTACAAAAAGAAACGGCTCTTTGGTATTATACAATTACAAATAAACATGTAAAATTTGCCAATGATGATGATTTTTTGCTTGATCTTATTGACTTGAGTTAGAAAGTTGGTAGTATATAGTAGTTTCTGAATGTTCAGGACGACGTATTGGATACGACAGTGGTCCTATGCTACATAGGGAGGAGAAGGGACCACTGTTCATGGAGGGATGCAGAACATGGGAGATTTTGATCATGGCTGTCTTTGCGAAGTTTGGCTGGAACTTCATGAGTTGTATTGAGACTTAGTGTTTTGCCTTGTATGTTGTGCTCACTAGTTGGGCTGAACCTTGCTTTTATTAAATTTCCTCTTCCATGTGTTAGTCTTAAGGTGTTGGTTTGTATTGTGGCTGTCAGTTGTATACCATCACCGGATGGTAGAGGCTGGAACTttattccattatctaaaaaaaatatagGAGTTCCCCTCATTGAGTCCTAAATTGGATACTTATGAGAACCTTTTTTGAAACCCCATTAGGTTTTAGCTGTTCATGTACTTAAGTTGTTAGTACAGCGATTTTGCCTAAAATATGTGATGAGTTTCTAAGTTTATTTTCTTGCTTCTAATGGGTCCTGTGTCAACAACaaacaaaaatgaaaataaaaatgagatAAAAGTGATCCCATGAAGCAGATGAAAAAAGATCAGCAAGTTGATGACTTGAAATTAAGGAACACTCTAATAcaatacactactacagaatggacttgttgtcccgggcggtaacggcctttagtcccagttaccgcgtcgggacaacgatcccgggactaaaggtggaaccttcagtcccgggtcatcgagccgggactaaagagggaccttctctagccgagcaaacctggccgcaccctttagtcccagttggtaaccccaaccgggactaaaggttccttttctttttctttttttttgtttaatttgttttcagttcagttacacatatttgtttaatatataatatgtttttatgtacgtattttacgctgctaatataaatacatgcacgcatataattacatctaattctcatctcgagcattattatattcgaataaagtatgaaactatatatattatagatatatatgtatatatacaacactttcataatcttgttctcaaaaataacgatatcaataaacatttaatttacatcattagttccttagatcaaagtagaactcgccgttgggatttaacactttttctagaagatatcctgctattgactcttgaactgctttcagatggtctttttgcatgacccttcgtttcaaccattcagacttgcatttgaaataaaaggaaaagtattaatacatatatatatatatattcatttaaaaataaataaaaatttgatatatacgtactctgaggacatcttcaggagttcttattatgtatgcagtgataaattcacaaacgtagtatccacacaagttattacctggttcctgccgcaaacaccactatacgagaagaagattattctcatcatctcacacgtaaattgaagtacgatatagtaattaaacacgtggggaagtatatatagtacaacttactggtatttcaactacattaagtggtgccttgcaatccttgcggtgttgccgaataaactctttccaaaccctgtgcgaccaataatgtatgatcgttaataaattatggcaaagtctattcaataatagttgtgcgcgagagatcaaaattacccctggataatgtctatcatatcttggtatagtgctcgctcttttctcaatgagtccaagattactaactgacttgagtttaactcaatgacaatgagtatccagtgaaacctgcattggtttatacacacacgtacatgcatataagttgtattgatattacataaaatgtgtagactacattattattaacgcttactcaaagttgtacgggaaaagtattgttgtcttgtcgtgctgcttcatgaagaacttcatgatattcgtctgtgcttcagatacccagttgaaaggtccttgttggttttggtaattgagtgacaacctaggtggactaattgtgtttatgtgagatacacaggtgattagtccataggtacatgtgtgtgagcaacatatgccatgaaggtgaaaatggcttggagatgttgcaaagctcacacatgtgatgatgaaggagcttaaatgcacatgagacatgacattgagtcatgtgatcaaggtggagaagatcaagacaagacttggcttgatggaccggttgcaagcgtgaagggcaagtcgaaggctttggagtgatggaccgcgtggcggtgaagcttgagcaagacttggcgccgatggacgatggcaacggtgaagagcaagtagagtcaagatcgatgaaccaatatgatcatgtgatgatatgaagtggatcatatcattgttgatcgtgttggtgcatgtgttgcatcgacattgaaggagatggaatggaatgcgcaaggcaaaggtataacctagggcatttcatttcaccggtcataggtgtgtatagaagtttatgaccgggtttaggatagatggccgtactatcaagaggggcaaacttgtttgcatatcggtcatctagtgccactcgagtgatctaactttgcattgtcgctaggatcgagtggcgtggcaagttgagtggctaacatcctttgggaaatgattgtgaaaatgctaacacacatacacatgatggtgtacacttggtggtgttggcacattttcaAAGGAGGtagtgtttgcaggggtgagatgggttttgggtccctctctccctcccgccgtttgcatccggcgcaatagaaaatagacattctattttcccgaaagtcccaaaaatgctaacacacatacacatgattcggcactttcgggaaaatagaatgtctattttctattgcgccggatgcaaactcttggtggttggcacattggagcaagggtgaagaagttagagaagAAAGGGATTCGGTCTCACTgtttaacagtgaccggacgctgagtccgaaacgaccggacgctgaagtagtgcgtccggtcaggctgtcggtcggcacagtgcttagggttaagcaccggacgctggatctgaatgcaccggacgctggcaggctgcgtccagTCGCGCTGACGTatgatgacgcagaagctggagagtgaccggacgctggtgctgcgtccgatcgcgttcgaccggacgcgtccggtcatgctcgggagcttactggaaacgaccggacgctgggggttctgcgtccggtcagttgaagtgctgcgtccggtcggcagatgaccgttgggatcagaagatgaccgttgaacgcaggggacacgtggcgagtatcgcgtgaccggacgctgaagtccagcgtccggtcgatcggaccggagcgtccggtcggcccgagttttgcccagtgaaggggtaacggctctatttgcccacggggttataaatagaggccatggccggccttgggccggtagctgagcacactagagccttggtggcttgtgtagtagtgcttgggagccctccatcacacatatacttgatagtgatcattcgattgtgtgagtgagcgattctagtgcgattgcatcgtgaggttgcattgagtggcactaggtgatcgagttgcaagccagtggtgcttgttactcttgaaggttgccacctcctagatggcttggtggtggtctccgtcgaagcgcgcaagaagcttgtgcggcgctccggagaagtgtttgtgaggggcattgtgctcgccccgcgggagccgcgaagagcaactctagtaaagcgagacgcgaagggcgacaagtggtccggccgggtcaagtgctagagcttgtggtaagcactccacgtgggagagtgtgacttgcgagtcaccactagcaagaggaccggcggcaaccttgaagcttgtctcaacggggactagcgtgttggcaaacacgtgaacctcgggagaaaaatcatcgtgtcaactttgttcttcccgttggtttgcatccctattacacaagcttgcaattacttatatatatatatcttaagcttgtgtagttgctcttgtaattagatagcttgtgtagctagctaattaccttcttgcttgtgtagcatagaagtagctcccttgcgtggctaatttggttttagtaaccttgttagtcacattgcttagtttgtgtagctaagtatttgcgctctctaattaggcattagttgccttgttattgagcattgctagtgagcttagttagctttgtgcttttgcttactagcatgtgtaggagctccctcattgcataaagtactagtggcataggtttatgtgaccttgcacctagaattgattaggagagctctagctagcccggcacctttgttgcataattgttatctttgcaaggtgctagtgaacatatatagaggggtgtagtcttagctagaccgattgttttaattccgcatttatatcggttagccgacgcgattaattttagaaaagactattcaccccccctctagtccgccatctcgacccttcaccagtGCTCCTTGAcgataatatcggttttgaatatgatataaggatcaataaagccaacactggtgtcttgtattctttggagctctgacatctgaaatctatatataaatataagttacatgtgaggataattatatacacgtacgcatggaagtgagtttattaaataaaagtaagaatcacttacaaacaaaaggagctaatgattgatttgtccagagcgtccaagtggaatagttgatgcaattcttcgaaactaatatgtaagatgtcatctccacggaagtaatgatggtctctaaatctgacaaagatccactgctcacccctgccacacgcctgcatgtaccacttgttgagcaagtacatttgcgtacccaattcatttagagccacagggttgtacagacttttgccaaatttataagtcttctaggtatcaacttccaggttctggattggagctttgcccgtcacttgatccaaggttaaaccagtttgttcaaaaaaagcattaaggttttgaaccgacacttctccagagttgtctggtcgatagacttctatgttggaaccatattcattagcaacaacaagattttgcagtggttgcttctgttgtccgagctatgggacatccttccctgatgctcttttccttttcttatgtgcatcatgtgacttcacgagggagcggtcatagtctgatagtggcggaggcttacgaacttcaagcatctttttcttgtgagcttcgaccttctgcctcagctgatcctgtggtatgtaaaagtacgacttctccttaagcttcgcttgtctctgcttttggatatctataaaaaatctttcacttttttgtcttcttcagctgctatttgctcatcagtctttttaggaggtatttcttgagaaataactcttttttgggtcttctttaccgctgggaccttagacgtctttgtagtgcgtcgctgtggagggggtgggggcggtgttggagaccggcgtggaggcgatgaggccggtgttggagtccggcgtggaggcgttggagatcgttgtggaggcggtggggccggtgtaggagttggagatcgttgtggaggcgatggggccggtgtaggagttggagatcgccgtggggatgaagtcgtctcacccccccccccccccgcgacgctgtgatgagatggggaatgaatgattgggctagactggggagagaccctgcttcaaaaacaagttgtgggtcaattatttttgaagccaatataaaattaatggataAATAATacttcattcactttcattcatacctagggtgaggtaggggaagcggtggcgccccaggaatgatgatgaagcgtttgcgccattgaataaatgtcttctctacttctcctagtgtcttctccccatcaccgccttcaatatcaagaggaacattgctgtaacctttgagcactctatcgaccgagacgctagcatatccaggttgaataactgacccatggattcttggtgtcttcgttcggtctattggagatacaaccccgacagccaccatgattgatgcattattaccatctggaatgtgcagctcacatgttgttagaggctcagtaatgtcatcaacagggaagcgcaacctagcatcaccttgaataactggtagcTCTGTGGAAgtacaactgcttttcatctgaccaacggggctaatggtgactcccggcgttgattgcgattgcatttgacttattgctagctgcacttgcctcttgatctcctcctgaattcttgcctcaagagatttttctcgttcacgtgattcaagcaatgcttgtcgtgactcattaacaaattgctccaatacacggattcggtctgcctcctcatccttctttctctggcggcttctgtaggtatccctgtctgttgggaatgcttgtagccacgaaaccgccccatagcctcttattcgaccaccgtgttcgggattctctagggcatatgtcaattcatccttttctctattgggcttgaaaacaccactatcagcttcttccctagcacgagctagtctctgtgttgctctctcaattttttggctgaaaattagcttgccagtgtctgggtctaggctttacccatgagcgtagaaccaattcttcacgcgttgaggtcagttcttctctattgttttaggtatgattcccttggcagtaatctctgcttttAGGTTCTGCACTTGGGAatcactcctataaccacctgatcccatgcgatgatggtattgcttctatcgggcattctgctgattcctcatcacacgttcctcactctcttgagatgtcttgtattgtacgaagttaTCCCAataggactccaacttgacaaatgccttagcattgaaattcggcatttcattcttcaagataaactttttatacaatgtcttcttccaactctggaacaatgttgccatcttcttcattgtccaatccctcactagctccttcaaagcatcatctactTGTAatatgaaatgctgagtgatatctctccaagctaggttcttgtcacgatcagatacaaaactaacattaggagcggatatcttctgcttccattcacgagcactaactgagatcctatcccttacaatgaacccacattgattgacatatgtctgagcatgtggtcccaatggtttgccggtgtcggtgttgaATTctaatattatgaaacggccctctaatggcttttttggccctcggactttcctactcttaccggtggttgatgtagatccagagaccagctacatgagtagaaacacaacgattaacaacaaatatacgtacgcatgcatctataagagatgatagataattgaatatacctcgccagtattttcttgcgcgacaatttgttgatcttcaaccaccggcatattcaggatatcctcataatcagcaaagtactgactcgtgtcatctacatccacattggtgccggcgttgataatattcgccattatgtcatcattcaagttatcatccggagcagccatttgtatcttcaagataacacatagatagaattactatggcacataacataagtacaattttctctctctctctctctcaacacatagaataagtgcatatgtatatatctctagatatgcatgtgataacacatagaatgtctctctagatacaattttctctctctctctcaacacatggaaataattaagtatatgtatatatacacatagaaataattaagtacatatatatgtatacatatagaatctctagatagaattaattactaaatctaattaaacctaacatatatacatagatagaattactaaatcaaaattaaatctaacacatatagagagagatagaataataattactaaatatatcaaaaactataataaaaactatctaaaaaactatctaaataaagtactaattaaattttaatacatttaaatctaattaacatatatcaacaactatctaaaaactaagaataaacaactaattaaattttaatacattttaatctaacatatatatcaaacactacctaaaaaactatctaaaaaaactatctaaaaagtatctaaaaactatctaaaacaggctatggatggccatgcatggcggctgggcgtgctggccggccacggggtcgagcagagccgcgcgaggacgacgtacggcggagactcgacggccgccaggcggggctcgacgacgacggcggcgcgggcacggcagagacgacgagatcgacgttgtagatcgaaaagtagaagatgaaccattcaatatatataggccgggaccctttagtcccggcttgtaacaccaaccgggactaaagatcctttagtcccggctggtaagccgaaccgggactaaaggtctaaccctttagtcccgactcGGCTTACCAGtagggactaaaggatctttagtcccggttggtgttatcagccaggactaaaggtattttagGGTGGGCAattcgcccaccctttagtcctggttcctggcctgggccgggactgaaggcctgaaatttttgctcccgccaaagtgttgtttttttattaaggattgtagatcttgatgagctgctcaaataagacactaaatgacctcagatgaaaaatctctgaataccaagtttgatcatctcagcaagatctacaattgttacatagctcattttcccatttgagaaagttttatcaaacacagtcacaaattcttgaatttcatatagactttctaaaactatgtcacacacttgtgaaatttgaactacattttattcaaactttctcaaatgaaaaaatggcctatataaggattgtatatcttgatgatttgaacaaacttggtattcaaaactttttaattggagacaatctagggttccgaaaactaggttgtaggcgtcaaaatttaaaaatcacaaatttgaaccatccaaactatctcaaatggaaagttgaccaaaacaacaattgtagatcttgatgattttaacaaa harbors:
- the LOC136515416 gene encoding peroxidase 5-like; the encoded protein is MTTTKRHCLRFATVLASLLSATACLDVGFYDRTCPSAETIVQQTVATAFTNNSGVAPALIRMHFHDCFVRGCDGSVLIDSTANNTAEKDAPPNNPSLRFFDVVDRAKAALEAQCRQLCFCFTAQLLANARSSLLVGWWWWEERPH